A window of Babesia microti strain RI chromosome III, complete genome contains these coding sequences:
- a CDS encoding metabolite/drug transporter, putative (overlaps_old_locusTagID:BBM_III03785), with protein sequence MNLYQLLILSIHFLDTMYVSLFFSFLLDVKIFNKFKCNYSVGMGIFFSKVGTLGVLLAPLIKDWGVDVISIIFNIVHYISSFIIVFSLIYNKQAPLYILLFVFSFSATIINAKLKYHMLEGLEEKKRNDIIIYESYVNAVAWSIGNIISYCLYYNFGDNWKNETVEYVIMVAQIILSIKFLMVNFYFIAYSYICTTYASITESSALINKTEIADKNRYIPWIIIATRIIYAIGSGLSVKYFVLYMIDMFKMKPSEKSLISAISPILLLTLTAIIKHMEKYMNDILLVIIVKFIGYILLVCFVHSRERTLSLFLYAVRYPMQNCASPIISSVLLKNNTKYNYKWWISSYETNQVINAFSTLLGGIVSDKYGYEICFKATCVIYAIAQLLFATCYPLSELTHKN encoded by the exons atgaACCTCTATCAGTTGCTAAT ACTATCTATCCACTTCCTTGACACTATGTACGTGTCACTATTTTTTTCGTTTCTGTTagatgtaaaaattttcaacaaatttaaatgcAATTACTCA GTTGGTATGGGTATATTTTTTTCCAAAGTTGGAACTCTGGGTGTATTGCTAGCGCCACTTATTAAAGACTGGGGTGTGGATGTGATTTccataattttcaatattgtacattatatatCTTCAT TCATTATAGTTTTTTCTCTGATCTATAACAAACAGGCACCATTATACATACTCTTATTCGTGTTTTCTTTCTCCGCCACAATTATCAATGCTAAGCTAAAATATCATATGTTGGAGGGTTTGGAAGAAAAAAAACGCAATgatattatcatatatgAAAGTTACGTAAATGCAGTAGCATGGTCAATTGGAAATATAATATCTTACTGTTTgtattacaattttggtgATAATTGGAAAAACGAAACTGTggaatatgtaattatgGTCGCTCAAATCATTCTTAGCATTAAATTTCTtatggtaaatttttactTCATTGCATACTCGTATATTTGTACGACATATGCATCCATAACTGAAAGCAGCGCTCTTATTAACAAGACGGAGATTGCCGATAAAAATAGGTACATTCCTTGGATTATAATTGCTACCCGTATTATTTATGCAATTGGCAGTGGGCTTAgtgtcaaatattttgttttgTATATGATTGACATGTTTAAAATGAAACCATCGGAAAAAAGCTTAATCTCGGCCATAAGTCCCATTCTTTTATTAACATTAACAGCTATTATAAAGCATATGGAGAAGTATATGAACGATATACTACTTGTTATAATAGTAAAGTTTATTggttatattttattggtATGCTTCGTGCATTCAAGAGAACGAACATTGTCCCTATTCTTATATGCAGTACGCTATCCAATGCAAAATTGTGCATCCCCAATCATATCGTCAGTGCTATTGAAAAATAACACCAAGTACAATTACAAGTGGTGGATCTCGTCCTACGAAACAAATCAAGTTATTAACGCTTTTAGCACATTGCTTGGTGGGATAGTGTCAGATAAATATGGCTATGAAATATGTTTCAAGGCAACATGCGTTATTTATGCAATAGCCCAACTTTTATTCGCAACGTGCTATCCTTTGAGTGAACTCActcataaaaattaa